In the genome of Siniperca chuatsi isolate FFG_IHB_CAS linkage group LG17, ASM2008510v1, whole genome shotgun sequence, one region contains:
- the gpnmb gene encoding protein QNR-71 isoform X3 codes for MEALRYVFLLVCACFVYQADGRKIGDMFPHKHAVAGKFPFPIPPVPGWDLDTNPWDDYLYPPLNPKPKELMHHRGKPKVHLTSNSPVLNGSCISFTAKLEYPPCQKEDANGDLVWDEHCEDGTELEASANGQVRSGYVYNWTSWLDDYGFGKCTDMMKCNVFPDGKPFPQSNDWRRKSYVYVWHAMGQYYQTCDGSSSSVAINTTNMPVGAEVMEVMVYRKRERRKYSPLTTDNTIFYITDKIPVAVNIYQKAAVNQSENVFFRGEDVVFKVQLHDPSGYLKTATAIDYIWDFRDGNQLVTHRDVTTHTYSRLGCMSVKLVVEAAFPVECPPTAATPKSPPPTEAPTPPPGTHAVTFKMETTQAPPSTSQPLPSSSSVAMTSSVPTTEPLPPSVASVTPEYNTTTLTWLHTRRLNSNECFRYTHGTFTGNITIIEPKRALNSQPNSRIVDVAASRVTDNDISFLVKCLGNIPTSACTIVSDPSCTQVRNIMCDDVPPSSECEVHLRRTFLEPGTYCVNITLEDSSSLALTTTTVTINKSQDTPAVTKASHAAEVVLSSSAVLVAVFAFIAYLVCKRYRVYRPIRRSLVEDACGHTGAGGRMVRLREALFPSSEESHHLLTERCPL; via the exons ATGGAAGCCTTGCGATATGTTTTTCTCCTGGTTTGTGCCTGCTTCGTTTATCAAGCTGATGGACGCAAAA TTGGTGACATGTTTCCCCACAAGCATGCAGTAGCAGGGAAGTTTCCATTTCCAATTCCACCAGTCCCTGGCTGGGATCTTGACACCAACCCATGGGACGATTACCTCTACCCTCCACTAAACCCAAAGCCAAAAGAGCTCATGCACCACAGAG GTAAACCCAAGGTTCATCTGACCAGCAACAGTCCGGTTCTCAACGGCTCTTGCATCTCCTTCACTGCGAAGCTGGAGTACCCTCCATGCCAGAAGGAGGATGCCAATGGAGACCTTGTATGGGATGAGCACTGTGAGGACGGTACGGAGCTGGAGGCCTCAG CCAATGGACAGGTGCGTTCTGGCTACGTGTacaactggacttcctggttGGACGACTATGGCTTTggaaagtgtacagacatgatgaaatgcaatgtgttCCCTGATGGGAAGCCCTTCCCTCAGAGTAATGACTGGAGACGCAAGAGCTACGTCTACGTATGGCACGCAATGG GCCAGTACTACCAGACATGTGATGGCTCCTCCTCCAGTGTGGCCATCAACACCACAAACATGCCTGTGGGGGCAGAGGTCATGGAGGTCATGGTCTACAGGAAACGTGAGCGCAGGAAGTACAGCCCCCTCACCACTGACAACACCATCTTCTACATCACAG ATAAGATCCCAGTGGCAGTCAACATCTACCAGAAGGCTGCGGTTAACCAGTCTGAGAATGTTTTCTTTCGTGGTGAGGACGTGGTCTTCAAAGTACAGCTCCATGACCCCAGCGGCTACCTCAAAACCGCCACCGCCATTGACTACATCTGGGACTTCAGAGATGGCAACCAGCTGGTAACACACCGTGACGTGaccacacacacctacagcaGGCTGGGGTGCATGAGTGTGAAGCTGGTGGTGGAGGCAGCATTCCCTGTAGAGTGTCCGCCCACTGCTGCCACCCCCAAGTCACCACCTCCCACAG AGGCTCCCACACCTCCACCAGGTACTCATGCTGTTACTTTCAAGATGGAGACCACACAGG cGCCACCCAGCACCAGCCAGCcactcccctcctcttcttccgTTGCCATGACGTCAAGCGTACCCACCACGGAGCCCCTCCCCCCTAGTGTTGCCAGTGTGACCCCAgagtacaacaccaccaccctGACCTGGCTCCACACCAGGCGCCTCAACAGCAACGAGTGCTTCCGCTACACCCATGGGACCTTCACAGGCAACATCACCATTATTG AGCCCAAACGCGCACTGAACAGCCAGCCAAACAGTCGCATTGTGGATGTGGCGGCTTCCAGAGTGACCGACAACGACATCAGCTTCCTGGTGAAATGTCTGGGCAA CATCCCCACTTCAGCCTGCACCATTGTGTCAGACCCCAGCTGTACTCAGGTGCGTAACATTATGTGCGATGATGTGCCGCCATCGTCCGAGTGTGAAGTGCATCTCAGGCGAACATTTCTGGAGCCTGGCACCTACTGTGTCAACATCACCCTGGAGGACTCCAGCAGCCTGGCCCTGACCACCACCACTGTCACCATCAACAAATCCCAGGATACACCTG CAGTGACCAAGGCTTCTCACGCTGCAGAGGTGGTGCTCTCCTCCAGTGCTGTGCTGGTGGCTGTCTTTGCATTCATTGCCTACCTGGTCTGCAA gCGTTACAGGGTGTACCGTCCCATTCGGAGGTCACTGGTGGAGGACGCCTGCGGCCATACTGGAGCCGGAGGTCGCATGGTCCGTCTGAGGGAGGCACTCTTCCCCTCCAGTGAGGAGAGCCATCACCTGCTGACTGAGAGATGCCCCCTGTAG
- the gpnmb gene encoding protein QNR-71 isoform X1: MEALRYVFLLVCACFVYQADGRKTVGDMFPHKHAVAGKFPFPIPPVPGWDLDTNPWDDYLYPPLNPKPKELMHHRGKPKVHLTSNSPVLNGSCISFTAKLEYPPCQKEDANGDLVWDEHCEDGTELEASANGQVRSGYVYNWTSWLDDYGFGKCTDMMKCNVFPDGKPFPQSNDWRRKSYVYVWHAMGQYYQTCDGSSSSVAINTTNMPVGAEVMEVMVYRKRERRKYSPLTTDNTIFYITDKIPVAVNIYQKAAVNQSENVFFRGEDVVFKVQLHDPSGYLKTATAIDYIWDFRDGNQLVTHRDVTTHTYSRLGCMSVKLVVEAAFPVECPPTAATPKSPPPTEAPTPPPGTHAVTFKMETTQAPPSTSQPLPSSSSVAMTSSVPTTEPLPPSVASVTPEYNTTTLTWLHTRRLNSNECFRYTHGTFTGNITIIEPKRALNSQPNSRIVDVAASRVTDNDISFLVKCLGNIPTSACTIVSDPSCTQVRNIMCDDVPPSSECEVHLRRTFLEPGTYCVNITLEDSSSLALTTTTVTINKSQDTPAVTKASHAAEVVLSSSAVLVAVFAFIAYLVCKRYRVYRPIRRSLVEDACGHTGAGGRMVRLREALFPSSEESHHLLTERCPL; this comes from the exons ATGGAAGCCTTGCGATATGTTTTTCTCCTGGTTTGTGCCTGCTTCGTTTATCAAGCTGATGGACGCAAAA CAGTTGGTGACATGTTTCCCCACAAGCATGCAGTAGCAGGGAAGTTTCCATTTCCAATTCCACCAGTCCCTGGCTGGGATCTTGACACCAACCCATGGGACGATTACCTCTACCCTCCACTAAACCCAAAGCCAAAAGAGCTCATGCACCACAGAG GTAAACCCAAGGTTCATCTGACCAGCAACAGTCCGGTTCTCAACGGCTCTTGCATCTCCTTCACTGCGAAGCTGGAGTACCCTCCATGCCAGAAGGAGGATGCCAATGGAGACCTTGTATGGGATGAGCACTGTGAGGACGGTACGGAGCTGGAGGCCTCAG CCAATGGACAGGTGCGTTCTGGCTACGTGTacaactggacttcctggttGGACGACTATGGCTTTggaaagtgtacagacatgatgaaatgcaatgtgttCCCTGATGGGAAGCCCTTCCCTCAGAGTAATGACTGGAGACGCAAGAGCTACGTCTACGTATGGCACGCAATGG GCCAGTACTACCAGACATGTGATGGCTCCTCCTCCAGTGTGGCCATCAACACCACAAACATGCCTGTGGGGGCAGAGGTCATGGAGGTCATGGTCTACAGGAAACGTGAGCGCAGGAAGTACAGCCCCCTCACCACTGACAACACCATCTTCTACATCACAG ATAAGATCCCAGTGGCAGTCAACATCTACCAGAAGGCTGCGGTTAACCAGTCTGAGAATGTTTTCTTTCGTGGTGAGGACGTGGTCTTCAAAGTACAGCTCCATGACCCCAGCGGCTACCTCAAAACCGCCACCGCCATTGACTACATCTGGGACTTCAGAGATGGCAACCAGCTGGTAACACACCGTGACGTGaccacacacacctacagcaGGCTGGGGTGCATGAGTGTGAAGCTGGTGGTGGAGGCAGCATTCCCTGTAGAGTGTCCGCCCACTGCTGCCACCCCCAAGTCACCACCTCCCACAG AGGCTCCCACACCTCCACCAGGTACTCATGCTGTTACTTTCAAGATGGAGACCACACAGG cGCCACCCAGCACCAGCCAGCcactcccctcctcttcttccgTTGCCATGACGTCAAGCGTACCCACCACGGAGCCCCTCCCCCCTAGTGTTGCCAGTGTGACCCCAgagtacaacaccaccaccctGACCTGGCTCCACACCAGGCGCCTCAACAGCAACGAGTGCTTCCGCTACACCCATGGGACCTTCACAGGCAACATCACCATTATTG AGCCCAAACGCGCACTGAACAGCCAGCCAAACAGTCGCATTGTGGATGTGGCGGCTTCCAGAGTGACCGACAACGACATCAGCTTCCTGGTGAAATGTCTGGGCAA CATCCCCACTTCAGCCTGCACCATTGTGTCAGACCCCAGCTGTACTCAGGTGCGTAACATTATGTGCGATGATGTGCCGCCATCGTCCGAGTGTGAAGTGCATCTCAGGCGAACATTTCTGGAGCCTGGCACCTACTGTGTCAACATCACCCTGGAGGACTCCAGCAGCCTGGCCCTGACCACCACCACTGTCACCATCAACAAATCCCAGGATACACCTG CAGTGACCAAGGCTTCTCACGCTGCAGAGGTGGTGCTCTCCTCCAGTGCTGTGCTGGTGGCTGTCTTTGCATTCATTGCCTACCTGGTCTGCAA gCGTTACAGGGTGTACCGTCCCATTCGGAGGTCACTGGTGGAGGACGCCTGCGGCCATACTGGAGCCGGAGGTCGCATGGTCCGTCTGAGGGAGGCACTCTTCCCCTCCAGTGAGGAGAGCCATCACCTGCTGACTGAGAGATGCCCCCTGTAG
- the gpnmb gene encoding protein QNR-71 isoform X2 produces MEALRYVFLLVCACFVYQADGRKTVGDMFPHKHAVAGKFPFPIPPVPGWDLDTNPWDDYLYPPLNPKPKELMHHRGKPKVHLTSNSPVLNGSCISFTAKLEYPPCQKEDANGDLVWDEHCEDGTELEASANGQVRSGYVYNWTSWLDDYGFGKCTDMMKCNVFPDGKPFPQSNDWRRKSYVYVWHAMGQYYQTCDGSSSSVAINTTNMPVGAEVMEVMVYRKRERRKYSPLTTDNTIFYITDKIPVAVNIYQKAAVNQSENVFFRGEDVVFKVQLHDPSGYLKTATAIDYIWDFRDGNQLVTHRDVTTHTYSRLGCMSVKLVVEAAFPVECPPTAATPKSPPPTEAPTPPPGTHAVTFKMETTQAPPSTSQPLPSSSSVAMTSSVPTTEPLPPSVASVTPEYNTTTLTWLHTRRLNSNECFRYTHGTFTGNITIIEPKRALNSQPNSRIVDVAASRVTDNDISFLVKCLGNIPTSACTIVSDPSCTQVRNIMCDDVPPSSECEVHLRRTFLEPGTYCVNITLEDSSSLALTTTTVTINKSQDTPVTKASHAAEVVLSSSAVLVAVFAFIAYLVCKRYRVYRPIRRSLVEDACGHTGAGGRMVRLREALFPSSEESHHLLTERCPL; encoded by the exons ATGGAAGCCTTGCGATATGTTTTTCTCCTGGTTTGTGCCTGCTTCGTTTATCAAGCTGATGGACGCAAAA CAGTTGGTGACATGTTTCCCCACAAGCATGCAGTAGCAGGGAAGTTTCCATTTCCAATTCCACCAGTCCCTGGCTGGGATCTTGACACCAACCCATGGGACGATTACCTCTACCCTCCACTAAACCCAAAGCCAAAAGAGCTCATGCACCACAGAG GTAAACCCAAGGTTCATCTGACCAGCAACAGTCCGGTTCTCAACGGCTCTTGCATCTCCTTCACTGCGAAGCTGGAGTACCCTCCATGCCAGAAGGAGGATGCCAATGGAGACCTTGTATGGGATGAGCACTGTGAGGACGGTACGGAGCTGGAGGCCTCAG CCAATGGACAGGTGCGTTCTGGCTACGTGTacaactggacttcctggttGGACGACTATGGCTTTggaaagtgtacagacatgatgaaatgcaatgtgttCCCTGATGGGAAGCCCTTCCCTCAGAGTAATGACTGGAGACGCAAGAGCTACGTCTACGTATGGCACGCAATGG GCCAGTACTACCAGACATGTGATGGCTCCTCCTCCAGTGTGGCCATCAACACCACAAACATGCCTGTGGGGGCAGAGGTCATGGAGGTCATGGTCTACAGGAAACGTGAGCGCAGGAAGTACAGCCCCCTCACCACTGACAACACCATCTTCTACATCACAG ATAAGATCCCAGTGGCAGTCAACATCTACCAGAAGGCTGCGGTTAACCAGTCTGAGAATGTTTTCTTTCGTGGTGAGGACGTGGTCTTCAAAGTACAGCTCCATGACCCCAGCGGCTACCTCAAAACCGCCACCGCCATTGACTACATCTGGGACTTCAGAGATGGCAACCAGCTGGTAACACACCGTGACGTGaccacacacacctacagcaGGCTGGGGTGCATGAGTGTGAAGCTGGTGGTGGAGGCAGCATTCCCTGTAGAGTGTCCGCCCACTGCTGCCACCCCCAAGTCACCACCTCCCACAG AGGCTCCCACACCTCCACCAGGTACTCATGCTGTTACTTTCAAGATGGAGACCACACAGG cGCCACCCAGCACCAGCCAGCcactcccctcctcttcttccgTTGCCATGACGTCAAGCGTACCCACCACGGAGCCCCTCCCCCCTAGTGTTGCCAGTGTGACCCCAgagtacaacaccaccaccctGACCTGGCTCCACACCAGGCGCCTCAACAGCAACGAGTGCTTCCGCTACACCCATGGGACCTTCACAGGCAACATCACCATTATTG AGCCCAAACGCGCACTGAACAGCCAGCCAAACAGTCGCATTGTGGATGTGGCGGCTTCCAGAGTGACCGACAACGACATCAGCTTCCTGGTGAAATGTCTGGGCAA CATCCCCACTTCAGCCTGCACCATTGTGTCAGACCCCAGCTGTACTCAGGTGCGTAACATTATGTGCGATGATGTGCCGCCATCGTCCGAGTGTGAAGTGCATCTCAGGCGAACATTTCTGGAGCCTGGCACCTACTGTGTCAACATCACCCTGGAGGACTCCAGCAGCCTGGCCCTGACCACCACCACTGTCACCATCAACAAATCCCAGGATACACCTG TGACCAAGGCTTCTCACGCTGCAGAGGTGGTGCTCTCCTCCAGTGCTGTGCTGGTGGCTGTCTTTGCATTCATTGCCTACCTGGTCTGCAA gCGTTACAGGGTGTACCGTCCCATTCGGAGGTCACTGGTGGAGGACGCCTGCGGCCATACTGGAGCCGGAGGTCGCATGGTCCGTCTGAGGGAGGCACTCTTCCCCTCCAGTGAGGAGAGCCATCACCTGCTGACTGAGAGATGCCCCCTGTAG
- the gpnmb gene encoding protein QNR-71 isoform X5, with amino-acid sequence MEALRYVFLLVCACFVYQADGRKTVGDMFPHKHAVAGKFPFPIPPVPGWDLDTNPWDDYLYPPLNPKPKELMHHRGKPKVHLTSNSPVLNGSCISFTAKLEYPPCQKEDANGDLVWDEHCEDANGQVRSGYVYNWTSWLDDYGFGKCTDMMKCNVFPDGKPFPQSNDWRRKSYVYVWHAMGQYYQTCDGSSSSVAINTTNMPVGAEVMEVMVYRKRERRKYSPLTTDNTIFYITDKIPVAVNIYQKAAVNQSENVFFRGEDVVFKVQLHDPSGYLKTATAIDYIWDFRDGNQLVTHRDVTTHTYSRLGCMSVKLVVEAAFPVECPPTAATPKSPPPTEAPTPPPGTHAVTFKMETTQAPPSTSQPLPSSSSVAMTSSVPTTEPLPPSVASVTPEYNTTTLTWLHTRRLNSNECFRYTHGTFTGNITIIEPKRALNSQPNSRIVDVAASRVTDNDISFLVKCLGNIPTSACTIVSDPSCTQVRNIMCDDVPPSSECEVHLRRTFLEPGTYCVNITLEDSSSLALTTTTVTINKSQDTPVTKASHAAEVVLSSSAVLVAVFAFIAYLVCKRYRVYRPIRRSLVEDACGHTGAGGRMVRLREALFPSSEESHHLLTERCPL; translated from the exons ATGGAAGCCTTGCGATATGTTTTTCTCCTGGTTTGTGCCTGCTTCGTTTATCAAGCTGATGGACGCAAAA CAGTTGGTGACATGTTTCCCCACAAGCATGCAGTAGCAGGGAAGTTTCCATTTCCAATTCCACCAGTCCCTGGCTGGGATCTTGACACCAACCCATGGGACGATTACCTCTACCCTCCACTAAACCCAAAGCCAAAAGAGCTCATGCACCACAGAG GTAAACCCAAGGTTCATCTGACCAGCAACAGTCCGGTTCTCAACGGCTCTTGCATCTCCTTCACTGCGAAGCTGGAGTACCCTCCATGCCAGAAGGAGGATGCCAATGGAGACCTTGTATGGGATGAGCACTGTGAGGACG CCAATGGACAGGTGCGTTCTGGCTACGTGTacaactggacttcctggttGGACGACTATGGCTTTggaaagtgtacagacatgatgaaatgcaatgtgttCCCTGATGGGAAGCCCTTCCCTCAGAGTAATGACTGGAGACGCAAGAGCTACGTCTACGTATGGCACGCAATGG GCCAGTACTACCAGACATGTGATGGCTCCTCCTCCAGTGTGGCCATCAACACCACAAACATGCCTGTGGGGGCAGAGGTCATGGAGGTCATGGTCTACAGGAAACGTGAGCGCAGGAAGTACAGCCCCCTCACCACTGACAACACCATCTTCTACATCACAG ATAAGATCCCAGTGGCAGTCAACATCTACCAGAAGGCTGCGGTTAACCAGTCTGAGAATGTTTTCTTTCGTGGTGAGGACGTGGTCTTCAAAGTACAGCTCCATGACCCCAGCGGCTACCTCAAAACCGCCACCGCCATTGACTACATCTGGGACTTCAGAGATGGCAACCAGCTGGTAACACACCGTGACGTGaccacacacacctacagcaGGCTGGGGTGCATGAGTGTGAAGCTGGTGGTGGAGGCAGCATTCCCTGTAGAGTGTCCGCCCACTGCTGCCACCCCCAAGTCACCACCTCCCACAG AGGCTCCCACACCTCCACCAGGTACTCATGCTGTTACTTTCAAGATGGAGACCACACAGG cGCCACCCAGCACCAGCCAGCcactcccctcctcttcttccgTTGCCATGACGTCAAGCGTACCCACCACGGAGCCCCTCCCCCCTAGTGTTGCCAGTGTGACCCCAgagtacaacaccaccaccctGACCTGGCTCCACACCAGGCGCCTCAACAGCAACGAGTGCTTCCGCTACACCCATGGGACCTTCACAGGCAACATCACCATTATTG AGCCCAAACGCGCACTGAACAGCCAGCCAAACAGTCGCATTGTGGATGTGGCGGCTTCCAGAGTGACCGACAACGACATCAGCTTCCTGGTGAAATGTCTGGGCAA CATCCCCACTTCAGCCTGCACCATTGTGTCAGACCCCAGCTGTACTCAGGTGCGTAACATTATGTGCGATGATGTGCCGCCATCGTCCGAGTGTGAAGTGCATCTCAGGCGAACATTTCTGGAGCCTGGCACCTACTGTGTCAACATCACCCTGGAGGACTCCAGCAGCCTGGCCCTGACCACCACCACTGTCACCATCAACAAATCCCAGGATACACCTG TGACCAAGGCTTCTCACGCTGCAGAGGTGGTGCTCTCCTCCAGTGCTGTGCTGGTGGCTGTCTTTGCATTCATTGCCTACCTGGTCTGCAA gCGTTACAGGGTGTACCGTCCCATTCGGAGGTCACTGGTGGAGGACGCCTGCGGCCATACTGGAGCCGGAGGTCGCATGGTCCGTCTGAGGGAGGCACTCTTCCCCTCCAGTGAGGAGAGCCATCACCTGCTGACTGAGAGATGCCCCCTGTAG
- the gpnmb gene encoding protein QNR-71 isoform X4 encodes MEALRYVFLLVCACFVYQADGRKTVGDMFPHKHAVAGKFPFPIPPVPGWDLDTNPWDDYLYPPLNPKPKELMHHRGKPKVHLTSNSPVLNGSCISFTAKLEYPPCQKEDANGDLVWDEHCEDANGQVRSGYVYNWTSWLDDYGFGKCTDMMKCNVFPDGKPFPQSNDWRRKSYVYVWHAMGQYYQTCDGSSSSVAINTTNMPVGAEVMEVMVYRKRERRKYSPLTTDNTIFYITDKIPVAVNIYQKAAVNQSENVFFRGEDVVFKVQLHDPSGYLKTATAIDYIWDFRDGNQLVTHRDVTTHTYSRLGCMSVKLVVEAAFPVECPPTAATPKSPPPTEAPTPPPGTHAVTFKMETTQAPPSTSQPLPSSSSVAMTSSVPTTEPLPPSVASVTPEYNTTTLTWLHTRRLNSNECFRYTHGTFTGNITIIEPKRALNSQPNSRIVDVAASRVTDNDISFLVKCLGNIPTSACTIVSDPSCTQVRNIMCDDVPPSSECEVHLRRTFLEPGTYCVNITLEDSSSLALTTTTVTINKSQDTPAVTKASHAAEVVLSSSAVLVAVFAFIAYLVCKRYRVYRPIRRSLVEDACGHTGAGGRMVRLREALFPSSEESHHLLTERCPL; translated from the exons ATGGAAGCCTTGCGATATGTTTTTCTCCTGGTTTGTGCCTGCTTCGTTTATCAAGCTGATGGACGCAAAA CAGTTGGTGACATGTTTCCCCACAAGCATGCAGTAGCAGGGAAGTTTCCATTTCCAATTCCACCAGTCCCTGGCTGGGATCTTGACACCAACCCATGGGACGATTACCTCTACCCTCCACTAAACCCAAAGCCAAAAGAGCTCATGCACCACAGAG GTAAACCCAAGGTTCATCTGACCAGCAACAGTCCGGTTCTCAACGGCTCTTGCATCTCCTTCACTGCGAAGCTGGAGTACCCTCCATGCCAGAAGGAGGATGCCAATGGAGACCTTGTATGGGATGAGCACTGTGAGGACG CCAATGGACAGGTGCGTTCTGGCTACGTGTacaactggacttcctggttGGACGACTATGGCTTTggaaagtgtacagacatgatgaaatgcaatgtgttCCCTGATGGGAAGCCCTTCCCTCAGAGTAATGACTGGAGACGCAAGAGCTACGTCTACGTATGGCACGCAATGG GCCAGTACTACCAGACATGTGATGGCTCCTCCTCCAGTGTGGCCATCAACACCACAAACATGCCTGTGGGGGCAGAGGTCATGGAGGTCATGGTCTACAGGAAACGTGAGCGCAGGAAGTACAGCCCCCTCACCACTGACAACACCATCTTCTACATCACAG ATAAGATCCCAGTGGCAGTCAACATCTACCAGAAGGCTGCGGTTAACCAGTCTGAGAATGTTTTCTTTCGTGGTGAGGACGTGGTCTTCAAAGTACAGCTCCATGACCCCAGCGGCTACCTCAAAACCGCCACCGCCATTGACTACATCTGGGACTTCAGAGATGGCAACCAGCTGGTAACACACCGTGACGTGaccacacacacctacagcaGGCTGGGGTGCATGAGTGTGAAGCTGGTGGTGGAGGCAGCATTCCCTGTAGAGTGTCCGCCCACTGCTGCCACCCCCAAGTCACCACCTCCCACAG AGGCTCCCACACCTCCACCAGGTACTCATGCTGTTACTTTCAAGATGGAGACCACACAGG cGCCACCCAGCACCAGCCAGCcactcccctcctcttcttccgTTGCCATGACGTCAAGCGTACCCACCACGGAGCCCCTCCCCCCTAGTGTTGCCAGTGTGACCCCAgagtacaacaccaccaccctGACCTGGCTCCACACCAGGCGCCTCAACAGCAACGAGTGCTTCCGCTACACCCATGGGACCTTCACAGGCAACATCACCATTATTG AGCCCAAACGCGCACTGAACAGCCAGCCAAACAGTCGCATTGTGGATGTGGCGGCTTCCAGAGTGACCGACAACGACATCAGCTTCCTGGTGAAATGTCTGGGCAA CATCCCCACTTCAGCCTGCACCATTGTGTCAGACCCCAGCTGTACTCAGGTGCGTAACATTATGTGCGATGATGTGCCGCCATCGTCCGAGTGTGAAGTGCATCTCAGGCGAACATTTCTGGAGCCTGGCACCTACTGTGTCAACATCACCCTGGAGGACTCCAGCAGCCTGGCCCTGACCACCACCACTGTCACCATCAACAAATCCCAGGATACACCTG CAGTGACCAAGGCTTCTCACGCTGCAGAGGTGGTGCTCTCCTCCAGTGCTGTGCTGGTGGCTGTCTTTGCATTCATTGCCTACCTGGTCTGCAA gCGTTACAGGGTGTACCGTCCCATTCGGAGGTCACTGGTGGAGGACGCCTGCGGCCATACTGGAGCCGGAGGTCGCATGGTCCGTCTGAGGGAGGCACTCTTCCCCTCCAGTGAGGAGAGCCATCACCTGCTGACTGAGAGATGCCCCCTGTAG